In Myxocyprinus asiaticus isolate MX2 ecotype Aquarium Trade chromosome 32, UBuf_Myxa_2, whole genome shotgun sequence, one genomic interval encodes:
- the LOC127423531 gene encoding neuropeptide FF receptor 1-like, which translates to MELDFFYTENISINHSTLFNDSRNITFLPYYQHSLAVATLFILAYILIFSLCMLGNILVCFIVLKNRQMRTVTNIFILNLAISDLLVGIFCLPITLVDNLITGWPFDVVICKMSGLVQGASVSASVFTLVAIAVERFRCIVYPFQQKLTQREAIIMIAFIWALATAIMCPSAVTLTISQDVLHFMVDRDNITYPLYTCWEAWPDQSMRKMYTTVLFSLIYLAPVTLIVIMYTRIAVKLVKSPASIRDAHAEESRRVFRRKLRVVNMLLIVALLFTISWLPLWILIMLTDYGNLSESQLDLVAVYIFPFAHWLAFFNSSVNPVVYGYFNENFRRGFQAAFKFGLCLVEVPPQPGRELGRRNSTWKHNRVFADGNRARGNAKGNGKREFYNGERHDELVLEDLD; encoded by the exons ATGGAATTGGACTTCTTTTATACAGAGAACATCAGTATTAATCACAGCACGCTCTTCAATGATAGCAGAAACATCACATTCTTACCGTATTATCAGCACTCTCTTGCGGTGGCTACACTCTTCATCCTGGCGTACATTCTCATCTTCTCCCTGTGCATGCTCGGAAATATCCTGGTGTGCTTCATTGTGCTTAAAAACAGGCAGATGAGAACTGTCACCAACATCTTCATCCTCAATCTGGCCATCAGTGACCTGCTGGTGGGCATCTTCTGCCTCCCCATCACTCTGGTGGACAACCTGATCACAG GTTGGCCATTTGATGTAGTGATCTGTAAAATGAGTGGACTCGTCCAGGGAGCTTCAGTCTCGGCGTCTGTCTTTACATTGGTGGCAATCGCAGTAGAAAG GTTTCGTTGTATCGTGTATCCGTTTCAGCAGAAGTTGACGCAGCGTGAAGCTATCATCATGATCGCATTCATCTGGGCGCTGGCCACCGCCATCATGTGTCCATCAGCGGTCACGCTAACCATCTCCCAGGACGTCCTTCACTTCATGGTGGACCGGGACAACATCACGTACCCTCTGTACACCTGCTGGGAGGCATGGCCTGACCAGAGCATGAGGAAGATGTACACCACCGTTCTCTTCTCGCTCATCTACCTGGCTCCCGTCACACTCATCGTCATCATGTACACGCGAATTGCCGTCAAGCTCGTCAAATCACCCGCCTCCATCCGAGACGCCCACGCCGAGGAAAGTCGAAGGGTTTTCCGCAGGAAGTTGAGGGTTGTGAATATGTTGTTGATCGTGGCTTTGCTCTTCACCATATCTTGGTTGCCTCTCTGGATCCTCATTATGTTGACAGACTACGGAAATCTGTCAGAGAGTCAACTCGATCTCGTGGCCGTTTATATCTTTCCGTTCGCTCACTGGCTCGCTTTTTTCAACAGCAGCGTCAACCCCGTCGTCTATGGCTACTTCAACGAGAACTTCCGCCGTGGCTTTCAGGCAGCGTTTAAGTTTGGATTGTGTCTGGTCGAGGTGCCACCGCAGCCAGGCAGGGAACTGGGGAGACGGAACAGCACATGGAAGCATAACCGGGTATTTGCGGATGGGAACAGGGCGAGAGGGAATGCCAAGGGCAACGGCAAGAGAGAGTTTTACAATGGCGAACGGCACGATGAGTTAGTTCTGGAGGATTTAGACTGA